The following proteins are co-located in the Diaphorobacter sp. HDW4B genome:
- a CDS encoding NAD(P)/FAD-dependent oxidoreductase gives MQRSRRQLLGTALAALAAPSFVRAQAESAHIVVVGGGFGGGTAARYLRQLAPQVQVTLVEPAQRFYTGPFSNLYLAGLRSWESIGHGFDGLRKAGVKVIHERAEDVDAVQRTLKLSNGQVLRWDRLVLSPGIDLRWNAIEGYDEAAAERAPHAWKAGPQTLLLRKQMEAMRDGGTFVMVIPDNPFRCPPGPYERAAMVAHHFKHHNPRARILLLDAKQNFSKKALFMQGWKALYGNMIEWQGIAQDGQVVRVDAANLEVETVFGARHKADVLNVIPPQKAGFIADRAGVTDLSGWVPVKGENFESRQVPHIHVVGDASFAGPMPKSGFAANNQGKLVAATIAADLLGQERPTAMYANTCYSLVGRDYGISVAGIYHSQDGRLVDIPHSVGISPMDADDAFRAAEARYGASWYAAISRDIWDR, from the coding sequence ATGCAGCGCAGTCGACGCCAGTTGCTGGGTACCGCGCTGGCGGCTTTGGCTGCTCCCTCCTTCGTGCGAGCGCAGGCCGAATCGGCGCACATCGTGGTGGTCGGTGGCGGCTTTGGCGGAGGCACGGCAGCGCGTTATCTGCGGCAGTTGGCACCGCAGGTTCAGGTCACCTTGGTGGAGCCCGCACAGCGCTTCTATACCGGCCCTTTTTCCAATCTCTATCTCGCCGGTCTGCGCAGTTGGGAGAGCATCGGCCACGGCTTCGATGGTCTGCGCAAAGCAGGTGTGAAGGTGATCCACGAACGCGCCGAAGATGTCGATGCAGTCCAGCGCACCTTGAAGCTTTCCAACGGGCAAGTGCTGCGCTGGGACCGCCTTGTGCTCTCGCCCGGAATCGACCTGCGCTGGAACGCCATCGAAGGGTATGACGAAGCGGCTGCAGAGCGCGCACCGCATGCCTGGAAAGCCGGTCCGCAAACGCTGTTGCTGCGCAAGCAGATGGAGGCAATGCGCGATGGCGGCACCTTCGTCATGGTGATTCCGGACAACCCGTTTCGCTGCCCGCCCGGCCCGTATGAACGTGCGGCGATGGTGGCGCATCACTTCAAGCACCACAACCCGCGAGCCAGGATTCTGCTGCTCGATGCCAAGCAGAACTTCTCGAAGAAAGCACTGTTCATGCAGGGCTGGAAGGCCTTGTACGGCAACATGATCGAGTGGCAGGGCATTGCGCAGGATGGCCAGGTCGTGCGTGTCGATGCCGCGAATCTGGAAGTCGAAACCGTCTTCGGCGCACGCCACAAGGCCGATGTGCTCAACGTGATTCCGCCGCAGAAAGCGGGCTTCATCGCCGACCGCGCGGGCGTGACCGACTTGAGCGGCTGGGTGCCCGTGAAGGGCGAGAATTTCGAGTCCCGGCAGGTCCCCCACATCCACGTGGTGGGCGATGCGAGCTTTGCCGGGCCCATGCCCAAATCCGGCTTTGCGGCCAACAATCAGGGCAAGCTGGTGGCCGCCACCATCGCCGCCGATCTGCTCGGGCAGGAACGCCCCACCGCCATGTACGCCAACACCTGCTACAGCCTTGTGGGCCGCGACTACGGCATTTCCGTGGCGGGCATCTACCACTCGCAGGACGGCAGGCTGGTGGACATTCCACACTCCGTCGGCATCAGCCCCATGGATGCGGATGACGCGTTTCGCGCAGCAGAGGCGCGCTACGGCGCATCGTGGTACGCGGCCATCAGTCGGGATATCTGGGACCGCTGA
- a CDS encoding SEL1-like repeat protein: protein MNLDQAQITQHPRTLLGAAWMTVANADGPHAQHLKAHAACKLGYHQQARTLWQGLADDGDSAAWFELACMAEWGLGEPSDMQRAQTLFLRAAELGHVLAWVRWAELSFSGPRYPD, encoded by the coding sequence ATGAATCTGGATCAGGCACAGATAACGCAGCACCCGCGCACTTTGCTGGGTGCTGCATGGATGACCGTGGCGAACGCGGATGGGCCGCACGCACAGCATCTCAAGGCCCATGCGGCCTGCAAGCTGGGCTATCACCAGCAAGCGCGCACGCTGTGGCAAGGCCTTGCTGACGATGGCGATTCGGCGGCCTGGTTCGAGTTGGCCTGCATGGCGGAATGGGGACTGGGCGAGCCCAGCGACATGCAGCGTGCCCAGACGCTGTTTCTGCGCGCTGCGGAGCTGGGCCATGTGCTGGCCTGGGTGCGGTGGGCGGAGCTGAGCTTCAGCGGTCCCAGATATCCCGACTGA
- a CDS encoding c-type cytochrome: MRTAFIFGFLMAGVAGHAAANDIDVAAATDLAKATGCYSCHSAKEKIVGPAFATIAEKYKGDKDAVATLSQSIQMGSTGKYGRIPMPAHSSLKAPDLKLLATFVLSTKP, encoded by the coding sequence ATGCGCACTGCTTTCATTTTCGGTTTCCTCATGGCTGGCGTGGCGGGTCATGCCGCTGCCAACGATATCGACGTGGCCGCCGCAACGGATCTGGCGAAGGCGACCGGCTGCTACAGCTGCCACTCGGCCAAGGAAAAGATCGTCGGTCCGGCCTTCGCCACCATCGCCGAAAAGTACAAGGGCGACAAGGATGCCGTGGCCACGCTGTCGCAATCCATCCAGATGGGATCGACGGGCAAATACGGGCGCATTCCCATGCCCGCGCATTCCAGCCTCAAGGCACCGGATCTCAAGCTGCTCGCCACCTTTGTTCTCTCGACCAAGCCATGA
- a CDS encoding quinoprotein relay system zinc metallohydrolase 1 — translation MIGKKTALVLLLVGAAVGARAQVPRPAAPKVDVQTLDYRLEPRRIAENTWVIEGAVDDFSRANGCNIINTAFIATKEGVLVINTGPSRLYGEQQRRAIEKVTQQPVLRVLNLNLHPDYFLGNAAWSDKPTQALKGSIDGMKAEGAAYEDNLYRICGDWMRGTQATPAQEVIQPQTIRLGGHLLELRRMHGHTADDLVVIDQTTGVLFAGGLVFADRVPTTPHADPEAWLASLQVLKQWQDDGLFKWVVPSHGPVHEGSRGMEQTSDWLQWLVALMRNSAEKGIDLSELQRTRIPERFAGWAAQPAEFNRSLAQWYPRYEQQALSKPK, via the coding sequence ATGATCGGCAAGAAGACGGCCTTGGTTCTGCTGCTGGTGGGTGCTGCGGTCGGTGCACGTGCGCAGGTTCCGCGCCCCGCAGCGCCGAAGGTGGATGTGCAGACGCTTGACTACCGCCTTGAGCCGCGCCGCATTGCGGAGAACACCTGGGTGATCGAAGGTGCAGTCGATGATTTCTCGCGGGCCAATGGCTGCAACATCATCAACACCGCTTTCATCGCGACCAAGGAGGGCGTGCTGGTGATCAACACCGGCCCGTCGCGTCTGTATGGCGAGCAGCAGCGGCGGGCGATTGAAAAAGTGACGCAGCAGCCGGTGTTGCGGGTGCTCAATCTCAATCTGCATCCTGATTATTTTTTAGGCAATGCGGCGTGGAGCGACAAGCCGACGCAGGCGCTCAAAGGCAGCATCGACGGCATGAAGGCCGAGGGTGCGGCGTATGAGGACAACCTGTATCGGATCTGCGGCGACTGGATGCGCGGCACGCAGGCCACGCCCGCGCAGGAAGTGATCCAGCCGCAGACGATCCGTCTCGGCGGTCACTTGCTGGAGTTGCGCCGCATGCATGGTCACACGGCCGATGATCTGGTCGTCATCGATCAGACGACGGGCGTGCTGTTTGCGGGCGGATTGGTGTTTGCGGACCGCGTGCCGACGACGCCGCATGCCGACCCCGAGGCGTGGCTGGCGAGTCTGCAGGTGCTCAAGCAATGGCAGGACGATGGCTTGTTCAAATGGGTGGTGCCCAGCCACGGCCCCGTGCATGAGGGCTCGCGCGGCATGGAGCAGACCAGCGACTGGCTGCAGTGGCTGGTGGCCCTCATGCGCAACAGCGCGGAGAAGGGCATCGATCTGAGCGAGCTGCAGCGCACGCGCATTCCCGAGCGTTTTGCGGGCTGGGCCGCGCAACCGGCGGAGTTCAACCGCAGTCTGGCGCAGTGGTATCCGCGTTATGAACAGCAGGCGCTCTCCAAACCCAAGTGA
- a CDS encoding quinoprotein dehydrogenase-associated SoxYZ-like carrier — protein MMMMMMMMVPRRNIVLLGLLGATHAFGQEDRTGGDPLGSMQWPTLRKQYLGDAPVRFTDEVIVHTPPFADDAMNVPLQIDARKLAGVGGGVQRIRVVVDRNPVREVLDFEPMRALPMLSFRMRLEQASPVRAMVQTRDGQWHVGSVQAQAAGGGCTVPGATRVDGSWRSTLNQVQARIFGNVIDGSRRLRVRVMHPMDTGLVAGIPAFYVERLELRDAGGELWWRVALHEPVSENPLITFELPQEGPQAFRLQGQDNNGNRIDAEVKS, from the coding sequence ATGATGATGATGATGATGATGATGGTGCCGCGTCGGAATATCGTGTTGCTGGGGTTGCTTGGCGCAACCCATGCCTTTGGCCAGGAAGATCGCACGGGCGGTGATCCACTCGGCTCCATGCAATGGCCGACGCTGCGCAAGCAGTATCTGGGCGATGCGCCGGTGCGTTTCACGGACGAGGTGATCGTGCACACGCCGCCGTTTGCGGATGACGCGATGAATGTGCCGCTGCAGATCGACGCGCGCAAGCTCGCGGGCGTGGGCGGCGGGGTGCAGCGCATTCGGGTGGTGGTGGACCGCAATCCGGTGCGCGAGGTGCTGGATTTCGAGCCCATGCGCGCACTGCCGATGCTGTCGTTTCGCATGCGGCTGGAGCAGGCGTCTCCGGTGCGGGCGATGGTGCAGACGCGCGATGGACAATGGCATGTGGGCAGTGTGCAGGCGCAGGCCGCCGGGGGCGGTTGCACGGTGCCGGGGGCGACGCGTGTCGATGGTTCGTGGCGCAGCACGCTCAACCAGGTGCAGGCGCGGATTTTCGGCAATGTGATCGATGGCAGTCGCCGCCTGCGGGTGCGCGTGATGCATCCGATGGACACGGGGCTGGTCGCGGGCATTCCGGCGTTCTACGTCGAGCGGCTGGAGTTGCGTGACGCGGGGGGCGAGCTTTGGTGGCGCGTGGCGCTGCACGAGCCGGTGTCGGAGAACCCGCTGATCACTTTCGAGCTGCCGCAGGAAGGCCCGCAGGCGTTTCGTCTGCAGGGGCAGGACAACAATGGCAATCGCATCGATGCGGAGGTGAAGTCATGA
- a CDS encoding heavy-metal-associated domain-containing protein → MQYTFQVQGMTCGHCERAVVHAVREVDADAIIKVDLPTGQVVVESEKSRDAVANAIKEEGYTVAA, encoded by the coding sequence ATGCAATACACATTCCAAGTCCAAGGCATGACCTGCGGCCACTGCGAACGTGCGGTCGTGCACGCCGTGCGCGAAGTCGATGCCGACGCCATCATCAAGGTCGATCTGCCCACCGGCCAAGTCGTGGTGGAGAGCGAAAAATCGCGCGACGCCGTGGCCAACGCCATCAAGGAAGAAGGCTACACCGTCGCCGCATGA
- the cueR gene encoding Cu(I)-responsive transcriptional regulator has product MTQLQKHAIATKPVHWPVAIGVAAERAGVSARMVRHYESLGLLPEVARTDSGYRQYTEADVHTLRFIRRSRDLGFSMEEIATLLGLWKDKERASAQVKKVAQAHIANLEERIAAMQAIQRSLQSLVHCCHGDDRPDCPILDDLASPPEALHKH; this is encoded by the coding sequence ATGACGCAGCTGCAAAAACACGCCATCGCAACCAAGCCGGTCCACTGGCCCGTGGCGATCGGCGTGGCCGCCGAGCGTGCCGGTGTCTCGGCACGCATGGTGCGCCACTATGAATCGCTGGGCCTGCTGCCCGAAGTGGCGCGCACCGACAGCGGCTACCGCCAGTACACCGAAGCCGACGTCCACACCCTGCGCTTCATCCGCCGCTCGCGCGATCTCGGCTTCTCGATGGAAGAAATCGCCACCCTGCTCGGCCTGTGGAAAGACAAGGAACGCGCCAGCGCCCAAGTCAAGAAAGTGGCCCAGGCCCACATCGCCAACCTCGAAGAACGCATCGCCGCCATGCAAGCCATCCAGCGCAGCCTGCAGTCCCTGGTTCACTGCTGCCACGGCGACGACCGCCCCGATTGCCCGATCCTGGATGATCTGGCGAGCCCGCCGGAAGCGCTGCACAAGCACTGA
- a CDS encoding LysR family transcriptional regulator codes for MAMNIKYRAVKAFLLVAESRSFTHAAGALGVTQPSLSALIQDLEDTLGLKLLERSTRNVTLTEAGEEFLLRIQRPVSDVEEAYRSALDLSAARRGTVIVAALPSAAFGLVPHALAKLRVAHPALQARVIEAHTDELLQMLRTNQVECAIGPLSEAASDLHFEPLLTDGYYAIFSHGHPLEKRKRIRWEQLLAHDLVLLAQGSNARQQFDQGLQTGIASAESVAPRYDVTHIITAASMARQGLGVALLPRLALPELNLDGLVARPISAPNARRNIGLMHRRDRVLGPATRYFIEQLRGVIGEVERGLLPLD; via the coding sequence ATGGCTATGAATATCAAATATCGCGCGGTGAAAGCCTTCCTGCTGGTGGCCGAAAGCCGCTCGTTCACCCATGCCGCAGGCGCTCTGGGCGTGACGCAGCCCTCGCTTTCGGCGCTGATTCAGGATCTGGAAGACACGCTGGGCCTGAAGCTGCTGGAGCGATCCACGCGCAATGTCACGTTGACCGAGGCGGGCGAGGAGTTTCTGCTGCGCATCCAGCGCCCGGTGTCCGACGTGGAAGAGGCCTATCGCAGCGCGCTCGATCTCTCGGCCGCGCGGCGCGGAACGGTGATCGTGGCAGCCTTGCCTTCTGCCGCGTTTGGTCTGGTGCCGCATGCATTGGCCAAACTGCGCGTGGCACATCCCGCATTGCAGGCGCGGGTGATCGAGGCGCACACCGACGAGCTGCTGCAGATGCTGCGCACCAATCAGGTCGAATGCGCCATCGGCCCACTGTCGGAAGCCGCGTCGGATCTGCATTTCGAGCCCTTGCTGACCGATGGCTACTACGCCATTTTTTCGCACGGGCATCCGCTCGAAAAGCGAAAACGCATCCGCTGGGAACAGCTGCTGGCACACGACCTGGTGCTGCTCGCGCAGGGCTCCAACGCACGCCAGCAGTTCGATCAGGGCCTGCAGACGGGCATAGCCTCGGCCGAGTCCGTGGCGCCGCGATATGACGTCACGCACATCATCACGGCAGCATCGATGGCGAGACAGGGTCTGGGCGTCGCGCTGCTGCCGAGATTGGCTTTGCCCGAATTGAACCTCGATGGACTCGTCGCCCGCCCGATCTCCGCCCCGAACGCCCGCAGAAACATTGGCCTGATGCACCGCCGCGACCGCGTGCTGGGCCCCGCCACGCGCTACTTCATCGAGCAATTGCGCGGGGTGATCGGGGAGGTGGAGAGGGGGTTGTTGCCGTTGGATTGA
- a CDS encoding tripartite tricarboxylate transporter substrate binding protein: protein MNTRRSSLRVLLAALACTATLAPVTSALAQSYPTKPVRMVVPYPPGGATDVIGRMIADKLGTQWGQAVIVDNRAGAGTTVGAENVAKSAPDGYTLFETTATHTISASLYPKLNYDPIKDFTPITLTATIPLVLVTGPKVPAKNLDELLKWIKSQPGGASIGSPGNGSVQHLTGELFKTKAGVNTVHVPYKGAAPMITDLLGGQVDMAFATLSEVTSYIKSGKLRAIGLAHDKRMSAVPDVPTFGEQGMKGFVGATWFGTFAPAKLPAELRDRITKDIQAIVATPEMTKKLEDMGAEVNNLGSQDFSKLIDAEAKRWAEAVKISGAKVE from the coding sequence ATGAACACTCGCCGTTCGTCCCTGCGCGTGCTGCTGGCCGCGCTTGCCTGCACCGCCACCCTCGCCCCCGTCACTTCCGCCCTTGCGCAAAGCTACCCCACCAAGCCCGTGCGCATGGTCGTGCCCTATCCACCGGGCGGTGCCACCGATGTGATTGGCCGCATGATTGCCGACAAGCTCGGCACGCAATGGGGACAGGCCGTGATCGTGGACAACCGCGCAGGCGCAGGAACGACGGTGGGCGCTGAAAACGTGGCCAAGTCGGCTCCGGACGGCTACACGCTGTTCGAGACCACCGCCACGCACACCATCAGCGCCAGCCTCTACCCCAAGCTGAACTACGACCCGATCAAGGACTTCACGCCGATCACGCTCACGGCCACGATTCCGTTGGTGCTCGTCACCGGCCCCAAGGTACCCGCCAAGAATCTGGACGAGCTGCTCAAGTGGATCAAGTCGCAGCCCGGCGGTGCCAGCATCGGCTCGCCAGGCAATGGCAGCGTGCAACATCTGACGGGTGAACTGTTCAAGACCAAGGCCGGCGTCAACACCGTGCACGTGCCCTACAAAGGCGCAGCACCGATGATCACCGACCTGCTCGGCGGCCAGGTGGACATGGCCTTTGCCACGCTCTCCGAGGTGACCAGCTACATCAAGTCCGGCAAGCTGCGCGCCATCGGCCTTGCGCACGACAAGCGCATGTCCGCCGTGCCGGACGTGCCCACCTTCGGCGAGCAAGGCATGAAGGGCTTTGTCGGCGCGACCTGGTTCGGCACGTTTGCGCCGGCCAAGCTGCCTGCGGAACTGCGTGACCGCATCACCAAGGACATCCAGGCCATCGTCGCCACACCCGAGATGACCAAGAAGCTCGAAGACATGGGCGCGGAAGTGAACAACCTTGGCTCGCAGGACTTCTCCAAGCTCATCGACGCCGAAGCCAAGCGCTGGGCAGAAGCGGTGAAGATCTCGGGCGCAAAGGTCGAGTGA
- a CDS encoding 2-hydroxyacid dehydrogenase: MSTHIARVAQWAPVGEHADQQLREQLSAPALWTVDKSWFDAHAAEVELLVTTVRAGCSADTMARFPNLRGICSWGAGFDTIDIAAAKARGIQVSNTPGVLDACVADMAWALMLASARRVAEGDRYVRADQWKKLGEFPLSLRVSGKRLGIVGMGNIGQAIARRGHGFDMQVRYTARSAKPLLPYGFEPDLSALAKWADFLVLACVGGASTFHIVNAEVLKALGPQGILVNIARGSVVDQTALIDALVHRTIAGAGLDVLENEPGAPQVLRDLPNVVFTPHMGSATVDTRLDMQNCVLANVAEFLRSGTMLHPI, from the coding sequence GTGAGCACGCATATCGCTCGCGTCGCGCAGTGGGCCCCGGTCGGCGAGCATGCAGACCAGCAACTGCGCGAGCAATTGTCCGCGCCCGCCTTGTGGACTGTGGACAAGTCCTGGTTCGACGCGCATGCGGCGGAAGTGGAACTGCTCGTCACCACCGTGCGCGCAGGCTGCAGCGCCGACACCATGGCGCGATTTCCCAATCTGCGCGGCATCTGCAGCTGGGGCGCGGGCTTCGACACCATCGACATCGCGGCGGCCAAGGCGCGCGGCATCCAAGTCAGCAACACGCCCGGCGTGCTCGACGCCTGCGTGGCCGACATGGCCTGGGCGCTGATGCTCGCCAGCGCCCGCCGCGTTGCCGAGGGCGATCGCTATGTGCGCGCCGACCAGTGGAAGAAACTCGGCGAGTTTCCTTTGAGTCTGCGCGTCTCAGGCAAGCGCCTGGGCATCGTCGGCATGGGCAACATCGGCCAGGCGATTGCACGGCGCGGCCACGGCTTCGACATGCAGGTGCGCTACACCGCACGCAGCGCCAAACCGCTACTGCCCTACGGCTTCGAGCCCGATCTCAGCGCACTCGCCAAATGGGCTGATTTTCTGGTGCTGGCCTGCGTCGGCGGCGCGTCCACCTTCCACATCGTCAACGCCGAAGTGCTCAAGGCACTGGGGCCACAAGGCATTCTGGTCAACATCGCGCGTGGCTCGGTGGTCGACCAAACCGCGCTGATCGACGCATTGGTCCACAGGACCATTGCCGGAGCGGGTCTCGACGTGCTGGAAAACGAACCGGGCGCACCGCAAGTGCTGCGCGATCTGCCCAATGTCGTCTTCACCCCGCACATGGGCAGCGCCACCGTCGACACCCGGCTCGACATGCAGAACTGTGTGCTGGCCAACGTGGCGGAATTTCTGCGCTCAGGGACGATGCTCCATCCAATCTGA
- a CDS encoding DUF3297 family protein, whose protein sequence is MTDSATPQLPDRLSIDPRSPHHKPEFFEQDIGITFNGKERFDVEEYCVSEGWIKVPAGKTLDRKGRPLLITLKGKVEAFVKPAAA, encoded by the coding sequence GTGACCGACTCTGCAACGCCCCAACTGCCCGACCGCCTGTCCATCGACCCCCGCAGCCCACACCACAAGCCGGAGTTCTTCGAGCAGGACATCGGCATCACCTTCAACGGCAAGGAGCGCTTTGACGTGGAGGAATACTGCGTGAGCGAGGGCTGGATCAAGGTTCCCGCCGGCAAGACTCTGGATCGCAAGGGCCGCCCCCTGCTGATCACCCTGAAGGGCAAGGTCGAGGCCTTCGTCAAGCCCGCTGCGGCTTGA
- a CDS encoding nucleoside recognition domain-containing protein, which produces MALNWVWIGFFTTAFFTAVWRWCTGDDGIFQALLTAMFDGARSGFEISLGLVGIMCLWLGLMRVGEKAGMIELLARIASPVLTRLFPGVPNGHPAQGAMTMNISANLLGLDNAATPLGLKAMRELQSLNTEKPETASNAQIMFVVMNTAGLTLIPTSVIAIRQSVALKQGLGANFNAADIFLPTLIVTFISLLAGVLAVAVCQRLPIWKARLLLPVLITGCLLAAAVAALAQLPAEQAAKIAGAIGAAVILGVVMLFLLVGAWRRINVYDAFIDGAKEGFGVAVQIIPYLIAILVAIGVFRAAGCMDALLAGIGAVVSALGMNTDFLPALPVGLMKVLSGAGARGLMIDVLQTYGVDSFVGRLAAIVQGSTETTFYVLAVYFGSVGVRYSRHALACALFADAVGLIAAIGVGYAMLR; this is translated from the coding sequence ATGGCACTCAACTGGGTCTGGATCGGTTTTTTCACAACCGCATTTTTCACCGCTGTCTGGCGGTGGTGTACCGGCGACGACGGGATCTTTCAGGCATTGCTCACGGCGATGTTCGATGGCGCGCGCTCCGGGTTTGAAATTTCATTGGGCCTGGTCGGCATCATGTGTCTGTGGCTGGGGCTGATGCGCGTGGGCGAAAAAGCCGGAATGATCGAGCTGCTGGCCCGCATCGCCAGCCCCGTGCTCACGCGGCTGTTTCCCGGCGTGCCGAATGGCCACCCGGCGCAGGGCGCGATGACGATGAACATCTCGGCCAATCTGCTGGGTCTCGACAACGCCGCCACGCCGCTGGGTCTCAAGGCCATGCGCGAGCTGCAGTCGCTCAACACCGAAAAGCCCGAGACCGCAAGCAACGCGCAGATCATGTTTGTGGTGATGAACACTGCGGGGCTGACGCTGATTCCCACCTCGGTGATCGCCATCCGCCAGAGCGTGGCGCTCAAGCAGGGCCTGGGCGCGAACTTCAACGCGGCCGACATCTTTCTGCCCACGCTGATCGTCACCTTCATCTCGCTGCTCGCCGGTGTGCTGGCCGTGGCGGTCTGCCAGCGCTTGCCGATCTGGAAGGCCAGGCTGTTGCTGCCGGTGCTGATCACGGGCTGTCTGCTGGCCGCCGCGGTGGCCGCGCTGGCGCAGTTGCCAGCCGAACAGGCCGCGAAGATCGCCGGAGCCATCGGCGCGGCGGTGATTCTGGGCGTGGTGATGCTGTTTTTGCTGGTCGGTGCCTGGCGGCGGATCAATGTCTACGACGCGTTCATCGACGGCGCGAAGGAAGGCTTTGGCGTGGCGGTGCAGATCATTCCCTACCTGATCGCGATTCTGGTGGCCATCGGCGTGTTCCGTGCGGCGGGCTGTATGGACGCGCTTCTCGCTGGCATTGGCGCGGTGGTCAGTGCGCTCGGCATGAACACGGATTTTCTGCCCGCGTTGCCGGTTGGCCTGATGAAGGTGCTGTCCGGAGCCGGAGCGCGCGGCTTGATGATTGACGTGCTGCAGACCTACGGTGTAGACAGCTTTGTGGGCCGTCTGGCCGCGATTGTCCAGGGATCGACCGAAACCACGTTCTACGTGCTGGCCGTGTACTTCGGCAGCGTGGGGGTGCGCTACAGCCGTCACGCGCTCGCCTGTGCCCTGTTTGCGGACGCTGTGGGCCTGATCGCCGCCATCGGGGTGGGGTACGCCATGCTGCGCTGA
- a CDS encoding response regulator transcription factor, with protein sequence MSEPTLLVADDHPLFRAALIHVLHERFAQFSTLEAASAQTLGTALAEHPEIELVLLDLAMPGARGFSSLLHVRGEYPQVPVVVISSNEHPRVIRRAQQFGAAGFIPKSSSADDMAAAIQNVLDGDISFPHTDAESSPADADLAAKLAQLTPQQFRVLMCLADGLLNKQIAHELGLAENTVKVHVTAILKKLACYSRTQAAVLVKSLEPESTVQLN encoded by the coding sequence ATGTCCGAACCCACGTTGCTTGTTGCCGATGACCACCCGCTGTTTCGTGCGGCGCTGATCCATGTGCTGCATGAACGCTTCGCGCAGTTTTCCACACTCGAAGCCGCCAGCGCCCAGACGCTGGGCACGGCGCTGGCCGAGCACCCGGAAATCGAACTCGTGCTGCTGGATCTGGCCATGCCCGGCGCGCGCGGTTTTTCGTCGCTTTTGCATGTGCGTGGGGAATATCCACAGGTGCCCGTGGTGGTGATCTCGTCGAACGAACATCCGCGCGTGATTCGCCGCGCGCAGCAGTTCGGCGCGGCGGGCTTCATCCCCAAGTCATCGTCGGCCGACGACATGGCAGCGGCGATTCAGAACGTGCTCGATGGCGACATCTCATTTCCGCACACCGATGCCGAGAGTTCGCCCGCCGATGCGGATCTCGCCGCCAAGCTCGCGCAGCTCACTCCGCAGCAGTTCCGCGTGCTCATGTGCCTGGCCGATGGTCTGCTCAACAAGCAGATCGCGCATGAGCTGGGCCTGGCCGAAAACACCGTGAAGGTGCATGTCACGGCGATTCTCAAGAAGCTCGCGTGCTACAGCCGCACACAGGCTGCGGTGCTGGTGAAAAGTCTCGAACCCGAGAGCACGGTTCAACTCAACTGA
- a CDS encoding LysR family transcriptional regulator gives MQAFEIDQLRTFVHVVKAGSVTAGALEVFLSQSAASEQLKKLEDRAGKLLLVRSKSGVQPTAAGLVLLAHAQRLLAMSDEAWRDLHEAPLQGELRLGITDYFRPSEVTNLLARLAQQHPGVRLCVTMGKSREVESAHAAGQLDIAITMRADGKTSARAHLLRTEPLRWMAAPGRLPTKGATLPLITLTEGCSLRLLAEKTLVHRSVPFTVVHVASGVRGMQSALAAGLGFACLNESALCEGVDVVPARVAKLPALGSVSFQMLPARRSDERIVREVRDLLVDQLS, from the coding sequence ATGCAAGCCTTTGAAATCGATCAGCTCCGAACCTTTGTGCATGTCGTGAAAGCCGGCAGCGTGACGGCGGGTGCGCTCGAAGTTTTTCTGTCGCAGTCGGCCGCGAGCGAGCAGTTGAAGAAACTCGAAGACCGCGCGGGTAAGCTGCTGCTGGTGCGCAGCAAGAGCGGCGTTCAGCCGACCGCTGCCGGGTTGGTTCTGTTGGCCCACGCGCAGCGCTTGCTTGCCATGAGCGACGAGGCCTGGCGCGATCTGCATGAAGCCCCGCTGCAGGGCGAATTGCGCCTTGGCATCACCGATTACTTCCGCCCGTCCGAGGTGACGAATCTGCTCGCGCGACTGGCGCAGCAGCATCCCGGCGTGCGGCTGTGCGTGACGATGGGCAAAAGCCGCGAAGTGGAGAGCGCGCACGCGGCTGGCCAGCTCGACATCGCCATCACCATGCGCGCCGATGGCAAGACCAGTGCGCGTGCGCATCTGCTGCGCACCGAACCACTGCGCTGGATGGCCGCGCCCGGACGCTTGCCGACCAAGGGCGCGACGCTGCCGCTCATCACGCTCACCGAAGGTTGCTCACTGCGCTTGCTGGCCGAGAAGACACTTGTCCACAGGAGCGTGCCGTTCACCGTCGTGCATGTGGCTTCAGGCGTGCGCGGCATGCAGTCGGCACTCGCCGCAGGGCTTGGGTTTGCGTGCCTGAACGAATCGGCTTTGTGCGAGGGCGTGGACGTGGTGCCCGCGCGCGTGGCGAAGTTGCCTGCGCTGGGCTCGGTGAGTTTTCAGATGCTGCCCGCGCGACGCTCGGACGAGCGCATCGTGCGCGAGGTGCGCGATCTGCTGGTCGATCAGTTGAGTTGA